Proteins from one Brevibacillus humidisoli genomic window:
- a CDS encoding DUF58 domain-containing protein, whose amino-acid sequence MKQQKYAKLKILALLGITYVFAKFQGGFASWFLFYSCLTLVCYVLVTYLLMFTTLEVSRTVNRDRLQDGDDLTVTLRVKRKIWFPLGWNLVVEPLPDKLAGYYEPHRQLLFPWFRREVILHYVIPRVPRGYYQLTDCVVTAGDYFGFVQRQKTFTIRNEFLVYPAHRQITHWSTGDGRISGNMNVSHRWSDDVAAVRGVRDYQRGDRLSQIHWKASAHGMGLKTKEFEHQATNQMIFFFDASQDSYRGRDAELFELAVKLTASLVYYASRMQYPYGLIAHERKRIAIPPGNTQTHFFRTFDQLARIMPEGENPFAQAVSREAVEFPIGLTLAVITPTLNKTLITSLVQLSRTGRNVHLFWMHDHQIREEERRALLLLAGSKVTCESVHPSQYEQLKRIGGA is encoded by the coding sequence GTGAAACAACAAAAATACGCAAAACTCAAAATCCTCGCTCTGTTGGGGATCACCTACGTATTTGCCAAGTTCCAAGGCGGCTTTGCCAGTTGGTTTCTGTTTTACAGTTGCTTGACGTTGGTCTGCTATGTACTGGTGACGTATCTCCTGATGTTTACCACGTTGGAGGTATCTCGCACCGTCAATCGCGATCGTCTCCAGGATGGGGACGATTTGACGGTGACGCTGCGCGTCAAGCGAAAGATCTGGTTTCCACTAGGCTGGAATCTGGTCGTGGAACCCCTGCCCGACAAGCTTGCCGGTTATTACGAGCCGCATCGCCAACTATTATTCCCCTGGTTTAGGCGGGAAGTGATCCTCCACTATGTGATTCCGCGAGTTCCGCGTGGGTATTATCAACTGACCGATTGCGTCGTAACCGCCGGGGACTACTTCGGGTTTGTCCAGCGGCAAAAAACATTCACCATCCGAAACGAGTTTCTGGTCTATCCGGCTCATCGACAGATCACGCACTGGTCGACCGGAGACGGGAGGATCAGCGGCAACATGAACGTCTCCCATCGTTGGTCCGATGATGTCGCTGCAGTGCGTGGGGTCCGTGATTATCAGCGGGGAGATCGGCTTAGTCAGATCCACTGGAAAGCGTCGGCACATGGCATGGGGCTCAAGACAAAAGAGTTTGAGCATCAGGCGACCAACCAAATGATCTTTTTCTTTGACGCTTCCCAAGACAGCTATCGTGGACGAGATGCCGAGTTGTTCGAGTTGGCAGTCAAGCTGACCGCCAGTCTCGTTTATTATGCCAGTCGAATGCAGTATCCGTACGGTCTGATCGCTCACGAGCGAAAGCGGATTGCAATCCCCCCGGGCAATACGCAGACGCACTTTTTCCGCACATTTGACCAGTTGGCGCGGATTATGCCGGAGGGAGAGAATCCGTTTGCTCAAGCCGTCAGCAGGGAAGCGGTGGAGTTTCCAATAGGTCTGACCTTGGCCGTGATCACTCCGACTCTAAACAAAACATTGATCACCTCCTTGGTACAGTTGAGCCGCACGGGTAGGAACGTCCATCTGTTCTGGATGCACGATCATCAGATCCGGGAAGAGGAGAGGCGGGCCCTGCTGCTGCTCGCCGGAAGCAAGGTAACCTGTGAATCCGTTCATCCCAGCCAGTACGAACAGCTAAAGCGGATTGGAGGTGCGTAG
- a CDS encoding transglutaminase TgpA family protein yields the protein MRQPGLFKRTKVYDWIAALFLFLLLREWLLPLTGLTDTADLTPFYLVVGGVLLLDLLIASRLLTGMVKAAGVLYLIYSTYFVTPLFDTTWLYELYVRMMHDLPLVIQQNWLEMSPITRNLLFDLLLAAIVSLLSYLILELRQGLWFVFLTEAYLATLDTFMPYQADGAVIRALVAGFLLLSTIHFASVAAAANATTKSRMGYWRTLIAPLMIICLTVGVAYAGPKKEPSWPDPVPFLTGQNGTLPGGMSKVGYDNNDEELGGPFVQDDRLVFRAATTGKYYWRGDSKDVYTGRGWVKQQPGYEAIMQPEQHVWESMLFKGLETEKISAHISFENSQRYSTIFYPGQLTQLPALSPQRTIVVQDTQYQSLEAHEAVSDRERSERSGGVITTLPVNVSRYQLTAEAPILSEKALVNAGEEYPSSIRQRYLQLPDQLPPRVMELAEEITKSAPTPYEKVRAVEQYLRYGGRYQYETEDVPVVQPGDDFVDQFLFESMRGYCDHFSTAMAVLLRASGVPTRWVKGFAPGEEVETNGNTKLIEVRNQDAHSWVEVYFPNYGWIPFEATATFVSPLRVNYDLVTESGQQTVAPPVVNTPDRGPDESRLREMDEQPTGSSGGIRITWQMVLVPLAVLAVIVAAAWLYRRRLFVWWLQRKLDTYGESRFREKYGTLLLLYERVMMPRQDGETLREYVKRLHLPGDVRQDLWFLTQLYERMLYGFKEVEEKWRQQAVKTIKRLSQQLKP from the coding sequence GTGAGGCAGCCAGGCTTGTTCAAACGGACGAAAGTATATGATTGGATAGCAGCTTTGTTCTTGTTTTTGCTGCTTCGAGAGTGGCTGCTCCCTTTGACAGGGTTGACCGATACGGCTGATCTAACCCCGTTTTATCTCGTGGTGGGAGGGGTGCTGCTGCTTGATCTGTTGATTGCCTCCCGACTCTTGACAGGCATGGTCAAGGCAGCGGGTGTCCTCTATCTCATCTACAGCACCTATTTTGTTACCCCGTTGTTTGATACGACGTGGCTGTATGAGCTCTACGTTCGGATGATGCATGACCTGCCGCTGGTGATACAGCAGAACTGGCTGGAGATGTCGCCGATAACGCGAAACCTGCTGTTTGATTTGCTGCTGGCCGCCATTGTCTCGCTGTTGTCCTATCTGATACTGGAGCTGCGCCAAGGTCTTTGGTTCGTCTTTTTGACAGAGGCATATCTAGCCACACTGGATACGTTTATGCCCTATCAAGCAGACGGGGCGGTGATTCGCGCATTGGTGGCAGGTTTTCTGCTGCTGTCGACGATCCATTTTGCTTCCGTTGCCGCGGCGGCTAATGCCACTACCAAAAGCAGAATGGGTTATTGGAGGACCCTGATTGCGCCGTTGATGATTATTTGCCTGACTGTCGGTGTGGCTTATGCAGGACCCAAGAAGGAGCCAAGTTGGCCTGATCCGGTCCCCTTTCTGACGGGTCAAAACGGTACCTTGCCTGGTGGGATGAGCAAGGTTGGATACGATAACAACGACGAAGAGTTGGGCGGGCCGTTTGTACAGGACGACCGCTTGGTGTTTCGCGCCGCGACGACTGGGAAGTACTACTGGCGCGGTGATTCCAAAGATGTCTACACAGGACGCGGCTGGGTGAAGCAGCAGCCTGGATACGAGGCGATCATGCAGCCGGAACAGCACGTCTGGGAAAGCATGCTGTTTAAAGGATTGGAAACGGAAAAAATCAGTGCGCACATCTCGTTTGAGAACTCTCAAAGGTATTCGACCATCTTTTATCCCGGTCAGTTGACGCAGCTGCCAGCACTGTCGCCGCAGCGGACGATCGTCGTCCAGGACACGCAGTATCAGAGTCTGGAGGCCCATGAAGCAGTCAGCGACAGAGAGCGATCGGAACGTTCCGGCGGTGTTATCACCACCCTGCCGGTCAATGTTTCTCGCTACCAGCTAACCGCGGAAGCTCCTATCCTTAGCGAAAAAGCGCTGGTCAATGCAGGAGAGGAATACCCGTCGTCCATTCGCCAGCGCTATCTCCAACTGCCGGATCAACTACCGCCGCGGGTGATGGAGCTGGCTGAAGAAATAACCAAGTCAGCCCCTACGCCGTACGAGAAAGTGAGAGCGGTGGAGCAATACCTGCGCTACGGTGGGAGATACCAATACGAAACAGAGGACGTACCGGTGGTTCAACCGGGCGATGATTTCGTCGACCAGTTTCTGTTTGAGAGCATGCGAGGGTATTGCGACCACTTCTCTACGGCGATGGCTGTGTTGCTTCGCGCTTCCGGGGTGCCCACCAGATGGGTAAAAGGGTTTGCGCCGGGAGAGGAAGTGGAGACCAACGGGAATACGAAGCTGATCGAGGTGCGGAATCAGGACGCGCATTCCTGGGTGGAAGTCTATTTCCCCAACTACGGTTGGATTCCGTTTGAAGCAACGGCTACATTTGTTTCGCCGCTTCGGGTCAATTACGACCTGGTGACGGAAAGCGGGCAGCAGACGGTGGCTCCACCGGTTGTCAATACGCCGGATCGCGGCCCGGACGAAAGCCGCTTGAGAGAGATGGATGAGCAGCCAACAGGCAGTTCCGGCGGCATCCGGATCACCTGGCAGATGGTGTTGGTGCCATTGGCTGTGTTGGCGGTCATCGTTGCAGCAGCTTGGCTGTATCGTCGCCGTCTGTTTGTCTGGTGGCTGCAGCGGAAGCTGGACACCTATGGAGAGAGTCGATTCCGTGAGAAGTACGGAACCTTGCTGCTGCTTTACGAGCGAGTGATGATGCCGCGGCAGGATGGAGAAACACTGCGTGAATACGTTAAACGGCTCCATCTGCCGGGAGACGTACGTCAGGACTTGTGGTTTCTGACCCAACTGTACGAACGAATGCTGTACGGCTTCAAAGAAGTGGAGGAGAAATGGCGCCAACAGGCAGTCAAGACGATCAAGCGACTGTCCCAGCAACTGAAGCCTTGA